Proteins encoded by one window of Paenibacillus urinalis:
- a CDS encoding sulfatase, with the protein MKKPNILLITSDQQHWDTIGAFNSELHTPNLDRLVREGTTFNRAYCPNPTCTPSRASIITGMYPSQHGAWTLGTKLLEDRHTVGEDFKAAGYQTALVGKAHFQPLVSTETYPSMEAHPVVHDFNYWKAFNGPFYGFDHVELARNHTNEGHVGQHYALWMEEKGLDNWRDYFLPEIGTMDRTQTYKWPIPEKYHYNTWIAERTNALLEDYKANDDSFFLWSSFFDPHPEYLAPEPWDSMYDPDELTIPKIVEGEHDKNPPHFGKTQEDNPDFSYLSETGQGIHGYRSHHYYEYGKRARLTDYDKKKLVGVYYGMISLMDKYIGSILDKLDELGLADNTIVVFTTDHGHFFGQHGLQAKGGFHYEDLIKLPFIVRYPGHVPADQQSNAIQSLVDLAPTFLSFCDLPIPHAMTGVDQKKVWLDESTCARDHAICEFRHEPTTIHQKTYVDARYKITIYYNQTYGEIFDLQEDPQELNNLWDNPERKDLKTELLLKYAWAELGKESMPMPRITGA; encoded by the coding sequence ATGAAGAAACCTAACATATTGTTAATTACAAGCGATCAGCAGCACTGGGATACGATTGGTGCATTCAATAGTGAGCTGCATACTCCTAACCTTGATCGGTTAGTAAGAGAAGGAACGACTTTTAACAGAGCGTATTGTCCTAACCCGACTTGCACGCCTAGCCGTGCCTCCATCATTACGGGGATGTACCCAAGTCAGCATGGAGCCTGGACACTTGGCACCAAATTGCTGGAGGATCGGCATACGGTGGGAGAGGATTTCAAGGCGGCTGGATATCAAACGGCACTGGTCGGCAAAGCGCACTTCCAGCCATTAGTATCCACAGAGACTTACCCTTCCATGGAAGCACATCCTGTAGTGCATGATTTTAATTATTGGAAAGCATTCAACGGTCCATTCTATGGATTTGACCATGTAGAGCTGGCACGCAACCATACGAATGAGGGGCATGTCGGTCAACACTATGCTCTATGGATGGAAGAGAAAGGTCTCGATAACTGGAGAGATTACTTCCTTCCTGAGATCGGAACGATGGATCGTACCCAAACCTACAAATGGCCGATTCCAGAAAAGTATCATTACAATACTTGGATTGCTGAACGGACCAATGCACTGCTGGAAGATTATAAAGCGAACGACGACAGCTTCTTCTTGTGGTCCAGCTTCTTTGATCCACATCCAGAGTATTTAGCACCTGAGCCTTGGGATTCCATGTATGATCCAGACGAATTGACCATTCCCAAGATCGTCGAAGGTGAGCATGACAAGAATCCGCCCCATTTTGGCAAAACACAGGAGGACAATCCCGACTTCTCTTATTTGTCAGAAACCGGTCAGGGAATTCACGGATATCGATCTCATCATTATTATGAATATGGCAAGCGTGCGCGGCTTACAGATTACGATAAGAAGAAGCTTGTAGGCGTTTACTACGGAATGATCAGCCTGATGGATAAATATATTGGCAGCATACTCGATAAGCTTGATGAGCTCGGACTTGCTGACAATACGATTGTCGTCTTTACAACGGATCATGGACATTTCTTCGGTCAGCATGGCTTACAGGCAAAAGGCGGGTTTCATTATGAGGATCTGATTAAGCTGCCTTTCATTGTACGATACCCGGGTCATGTTCCTGCCGATCAGCAAAGCAATGCTATCCAATCATTGGTTGACCTTGCCCCTACCTTCCTGTCATTCTGCGATCTGCCCATTCCACATGCGATGACTGGTGTTGATCAGAAGAAGGTGTGGCTGGATGAGAGCACTTGTGCTCGTGATCATGCGATATGTGAGTTCCGGCATGAGCCGACGACGATACATCAGAAAACTTATGTGGATGCAAGGTATAAAATAACGATATATTACAATCAAACCTATGGTGAAATCTTTGACCTTCAGGAGGATCCACAGGAGCTGAACAATTTATGGGATAACCCTGAACGGAAAGATCTCAAGACCGAGCTGCTCTTAAAGTATGCATGGGCTGAGTTGGGCAAAGAATCCATGCCGATGCCAAGAATTACGGGAGCATGA
- a CDS encoding cation:proton antiporter, whose translation MEFILHLVLILIFTKLAGHLSLKLGQPSVLGELIAGVILGPAVLGWVHQTSFIHEFSEIGVLILMFIAGLETDLEELRKNWKAALAVAVGGIILPFVGGYSSALAFGIEQSHALFLGLLLCATSVSISVQTLKEMNKLNSREGTTILGAAVVDDILVVVLLAVMMSLLGTGESVSIGSLIGKKVLFFVVIIAAAIWVVPLVMKWLSKLRVSETVISGGIIIALAFSYFAEWMGVAGIIGAFAAGIAISQTPYKHTVEHKLEPIAYSLFVPVFFVSIGLNVNFEGVGSQIGFIIVLSVAAILTKLLGGALGAKLTGFNMHSSFAIGTGMISRGEVALIIAGTGLASGLLDPQYYTSVIIMVIVTTLVTPPLLKIMFADKHAKKLSQASSQK comes from the coding sequence ATGGAATTTATTTTACACCTAGTACTCATCCTCATCTTCACTAAACTGGCAGGTCACTTGTCCCTTAAGCTGGGTCAGCCGTCCGTTCTTGGTGAATTGATCGCCGGTGTGATCCTTGGTCCGGCTGTACTTGGATGGGTCCATCAAACCTCATTTATTCATGAATTCTCTGAGATTGGTGTCCTGATCCTCATGTTCATCGCAGGACTGGAAACGGATTTGGAGGAGCTCCGCAAGAACTGGAAGGCTGCACTTGCTGTAGCGGTTGGCGGTATCATTCTGCCCTTCGTAGGCGGATACAGCTCTGCTCTGGCTTTTGGGATTGAGCAAAGCCATGCATTATTCCTTGGACTTCTGCTCTGTGCAACATCAGTGAGTATTTCCGTTCAAACACTGAAGGAAATGAACAAACTGAATTCACGCGAGGGTACAACCATATTGGGTGCTGCCGTAGTGGACGATATTCTAGTCGTTGTCCTGCTTGCCGTGATGATGAGTCTGCTGGGAACAGGAGAATCCGTAAGTATTGGTTCTCTTATTGGTAAGAAGGTATTGTTCTTCGTTGTCATTATCGCAGCAGCAATCTGGGTCGTTCCGCTCGTCATGAAGTGGCTCAGCAAGCTCAGAGTGTCGGAGACCGTTATATCCGGTGGAATCATTATCGCACTTGCCTTTTCATATTTTGCCGAGTGGATGGGCGTTGCAGGGATCATCGGCGCTTTTGCAGCAGGGATTGCCATTTCTCAAACCCCTTACAAGCATACAGTTGAGCACAAGCTTGAGCCGATCGCATACAGCTTATTTGTTCCCGTATTCTTTGTAAGTATTGGTCTTAATGTGAATTTCGAAGGCGTTGGCTCTCAGATCGGATTCATCATCGTCCTAAGTGTGGCAGCCATTCTTACGAAGCTCCTGGGTGGAGCACTGGGTGCCAAGCTGACAGGATTCAATATGCATTCCTCCTTCGCTATCGGTACAGGAATGATATCCCGGGGCGAAGTCGCTTTGATTATCGCCGGAACTGGCCTTGCTTCAGGCCTATTGGATCCGCAGTATTACACGTCGGTCATTATCATGGTGATTGTAACAACTCTCGTTACTCCACCGCTTCTCAAAATCATGTTCGCGGATAAACATGCGAAGAAGCTGAGTCAAGCAAGTTCACAGAAATAA
- a CDS encoding ABC transporter ATP-binding protein has protein sequence MPKKEKLSMTWLLKYLKPVKGRLLLLLVMLLTSTGLQLLNPQIVQRFIDTAAGGGLLATLFQLAGIYLVVAVVNQLITVAVSYFGNDVSWRATNQLRGDLLKHCLRLDMKFHNVKTPGEMIERVDGDVTAISNFFAMFIVQVIGSFVLLAGILGFMFTISVPIALVMTAFTLLSILFMVVIRNLGVRSSKEEREVSASLFGLIEERIAGIEDVQANGHVPYVMNRFHRLMRSVFLKGRRAWMLRVIPWNITVILFALAVTAVLLIGVHYYMSGAITLGTLYLIYQYTQMLNEPIEILGDQIQEFQKAKSGMLRSRELLSLRSEISEGKETELPEGPLSLEFEHVHFSYNEDKPILTDIHFELKPGELLGIIGRTGSGKSSLSRTLLRLYNINSGVIRVGGVDVTKLSLPALYRRIGMVTQDVQLFDGTLRENLTLFNQEISDDEILHKTRQLGLSRWIEAQPNGLDTHLNTGGTSLSAGEAQLFALTRVFLTKPSLVILDEPSSRLDAATEAMLQSAVDQMMKECTGIMIAHRLATLNQVDKIMVLGDGRILEFGERDELARNPASHYARLLVTGREEELA, from the coding sequence GTGCCCAAGAAAGAAAAATTATCGATGACATGGCTGCTAAAGTATCTGAAGCCAGTCAAAGGACGGCTGCTCTTACTGCTGGTTATGCTGCTGACATCAACCGGCTTGCAGCTATTGAATCCGCAGATTGTGCAGCGTTTTATCGACACAGCTGCAGGAGGGGGATTACTCGCAACTTTATTTCAGCTGGCAGGTATATACCTGGTTGTAGCCGTCGTCAATCAGCTTATAACCGTAGCCGTCAGCTATTTCGGGAACGATGTATCCTGGCGTGCAACCAATCAGCTGCGCGGTGATCTGCTGAAGCACTGTCTTCGGCTGGATATGAAATTTCACAATGTGAAAACACCAGGCGAGATGATTGAGCGGGTAGATGGAGATGTAACAGCCATTTCCAATTTTTTTGCGATGTTTATCGTTCAGGTCATCGGCAGCTTCGTATTGCTTGCTGGGATCTTGGGTTTCATGTTCACGATCAGCGTACCTATTGCACTCGTCATGACGGCATTTACGCTGCTATCGATCTTATTCATGGTTGTGATTCGCAATCTTGGGGTGCGATCCTCTAAGGAAGAAAGGGAGGTCAGCGCTTCTCTGTTCGGTTTGATTGAAGAGCGAATTGCTGGAATCGAAGATGTTCAGGCGAATGGCCATGTACCTTATGTGATGAATCGATTTCATCGGCTGATGCGCTCCGTATTTCTTAAGGGGAGAAGAGCCTGGATGCTCCGGGTCATACCGTGGAATATAACGGTTATTCTGTTTGCACTAGCGGTAACGGCCGTGCTGCTTATCGGCGTACATTATTACATGTCCGGAGCAATTACACTGGGCACACTGTACCTAATCTATCAATATACTCAGATGCTGAACGAGCCTATTGAAATTTTGGGTGATCAAATACAGGAATTTCAAAAAGCAAAATCTGGCATGCTTCGTTCAAGAGAACTGTTATCCTTACGAAGTGAAATTAGTGAAGGCAAGGAGACCGAGCTTCCGGAAGGGCCTTTGAGTCTCGAATTTGAGCATGTCCACTTCAGTTATAACGAGGATAAACCGATTCTCACTGATATTCATTTCGAGCTGAAGCCTGGGGAACTGTTAGGTATTATAGGCCGGACGGGCAGCGGCAAATCGAGCCTTAGCCGAACTCTGCTTAGGTTATACAATATCAACAGCGGCGTTATACGCGTAGGTGGTGTAGATGTTACCAAGCTGTCTCTGCCAGCGCTGTATAGACGCATAGGGATGGTTACTCAGGATGTACAGCTGTTTGATGGAACACTTCGTGAGAACTTGACACTGTTCAATCAAGAAATCTCGGATGATGAGATTTTGCACAAAACGAGGCAATTGGGTCTAAGCAGATGGATTGAAGCTCAGCCTAACGGACTTGATACACATCTTAATACAGGAGGAACATCTTTATCCGCCGGCGAAGCGCAGTTGTTTGCCCTAACCCGAGTGTTCCTTACGAAACCGAGCCTGGTCATCCTTGATGAACCATCTTCGAGGCTGGATGCGGCGACCGAAGCAATGCTTCAGTCGGCAGTTGATCAGATGATGAAGGAATGCACCGGAATTATGATCGCTCACCGGCTTGCTACACTGAATCAAGTGGACAAAATTATGGTGCTGGGTGATGGCAGAATATTGGAGTTTGGAGAACGTGATGAGCTCGCGAGGAATCCAGCCTCCCACTATGCAAGATTGCTCGTTACAGGCAGAGAGGAGGAGCTGGCATGA
- a CDS encoding GNAT family N-acetyltransferase, with translation MDLRIRNAVEGDIPSIIQLRKDYDEVIADRRPDLYELADNYTEEEVRGFLDAPHSEVIVAESTNNVIAGYAIVDEEQVSAHKIYKQRKVLFIRDFCVREEIRGAGVGQSLMEFIIKLGKERQADAVEIDVLADNERAEAFLESNGMSTKSIRYEMELD, from the coding sequence TTGGATCTACGAATACGTAATGCAGTTGAAGGGGATATCCCATCTATTATTCAATTAAGAAAAGACTACGATGAAGTCATCGCCGACAGAAGACCTGATCTGTATGAGCTTGCTGACAACTATACGGAGGAAGAAGTCCGTGGGTTCCTTGATGCTCCTCACTCAGAGGTGATTGTTGCTGAATCCACGAACAATGTAATCGCAGGATATGCCATCGTGGATGAAGAGCAAGTAAGTGCACACAAGATATACAAGCAGAGAAAGGTATTGTTCATTCGTGATTTCTGTGTCCGCGAGGAGATTCGAGGAGCAGGCGTGGGTCAATCTCTAATGGAATTTATCATTAAGCTGGGTAAAGAGAGACAGGCGGATGCTGTTGAGATCGATGTACTTGCGGACAATGAGCGTGCTGAAGCTTTCCTGGAATCCAATGGAATGAGCACCAAATCTATTAGATATGAGATGGAGCTGGATTGA
- a CDS encoding multidrug resistance efflux transporter family protein → MRPILLGIFAAFFFAFTFVLNASMELSGGSWIWSASLRYIFMIPFLVAIVMFRRNFRPLIDEMKKQPRTWLLWSCVGFGLFYAPLCFAAAYSPGWLVAGTWQFTIIAGMLLAPLFTETVHTSTGVLQIKGRIPMKGLLMSLLILLGIVLMQVEHAKSFSLENLLLGAIPVFIASFAYPLGNRKMMELCEGRLDAYQRVLGMTLASLPFWILLSVYGLATEGLPSLDQSMQSLLVALCSGVIATVLFFKATDMVRGNMQKLAAVEATQSMEVLFALAGEVLLLSIAIPSSISWIGMLIVVIGMVLHSYVSRIDVQAAKG, encoded by the coding sequence TTGAGACCGATATTGTTAGGAATATTCGCAGCCTTCTTTTTTGCATTTACTTTTGTATTAAACGCATCGATGGAGTTGTCCGGCGGCAGCTGGATCTGGAGCGCCTCGCTCCGCTATATATTTATGATTCCTTTTCTCGTTGCGATCGTCATGTTTAGAAGAAATTTCAGACCACTGATAGACGAGATGAAAAAACAGCCGAGAACCTGGCTCTTGTGGAGCTGTGTTGGCTTTGGCTTGTTTTATGCTCCATTATGCTTTGCAGCAGCCTATTCTCCGGGATGGCTGGTTGCAGGTACGTGGCAGTTTACGATCATTGCCGGCATGCTGCTTGCTCCGCTATTTACTGAAACCGTACATACTTCCACTGGCGTCCTTCAGATCAAAGGTCGAATTCCTATGAAGGGACTTCTGATGTCGCTCCTTATCTTGCTAGGTATAGTGCTGATGCAGGTTGAGCATGCAAAGAGCTTTTCACTAGAGAATCTGCTGCTAGGTGCCATTCCTGTATTTATCGCTTCTTTTGCCTATCCACTGGGTAACCGTAAAATGATGGAGCTGTGCGAAGGAAGATTGGACGCTTACCAGAGAGTGCTGGGCATGACACTTGCCAGCCTGCCATTCTGGATTCTGCTGTCTGTGTATGGTCTAGCAACGGAGGGCCTGCCAAGTCTTGATCAGAGTATGCAGTCGCTGCTTGTGGCTCTATGTTCCGGAGTCATTGCAACGGTACTATTCTTCAAAGCAACGGATATGGTAAGAGGGAATATGCAGAAATTAGCGGCAGTGGAGGCGACGCAGTCCATGGAAGTGCTGTTTGCTCTTGCAGGTGAAGTGTTGTTATTGTCCATTGCAATTCCTTCATCCATTTCATGGATTGGAATGCTGATCGTTGTGATTGGTATGGTTCTGCATAGCTATGTTTCTCGAATAGACGTTCAAGCAGCAAAAGGATAA
- a CDS encoding PdaC/SigV domain-containing protein — protein MNKKSMKWSAAILSAGLLAGNASFFSGQSEAVVAAATSVQASDVVMKYNGKTLSAPGKLVNGSTMIPISVLRDDLGLKLSYEAGKGVKTYTVGSGVTQMKLEVTEYGINTRINDRYIGDNNTSYEAYEAKNINGKLYVPYRVLKEYLGFQGSYNSSSKTLTLKKQQQNKVTITSETISDSNNNATMDIRYPKLSGLANAEAQEAINKTFKDKAEAFAAEAKKKAKDRDAEFEQPYEFHGTFLVTFNRDGVLSIATDLYEYVGGAHGMTYREGFTFSLKDGKQLTLDDLLHSSDAAKKKLDQMLQKETNADNFNFGFNGLKEDPDFYVSENGLTVFFQIYEITSYAMGFPTYTFSFADLLPKGTDPFADAR, from the coding sequence ATGAATAAGAAAAGTATGAAATGGTCCGCAGCTATTTTGTCCGCAGGTCTATTGGCAGGTAATGCGAGCTTTTTTAGTGGGCAGTCCGAAGCTGTCGTTGCTGCCGCAACCTCAGTCCAAGCTTCAGACGTCGTAATGAAGTATAATGGCAAGACGCTCTCTGCTCCAGGCAAGCTGGTTAATGGAAGCACGATGATTCCGATCTCGGTGTTAAGAGATGATTTGGGGCTTAAATTAAGCTATGAGGCTGGCAAAGGGGTTAAAACCTACACGGTCGGAAGCGGAGTCACTCAAATGAAATTGGAAGTAACGGAATATGGGATTAACACCAGGATCAACGATCGTTATATCGGAGACAACAATACGAGTTATGAAGCCTATGAAGCCAAAAATATAAACGGCAAGCTATATGTTCCCTACAGAGTGTTGAAGGAATATTTAGGTTTCCAGGGCTCTTACAACTCATCATCCAAAACATTAACACTGAAAAAACAGCAGCAGAACAAGGTAACCATCACTTCGGAAACGATCTCAGACAGCAACAACAATGCAACCATGGACATTCGTTATCCGAAGCTTAGTGGGCTTGCGAATGCAGAAGCTCAGGAAGCAATAAACAAAACGTTCAAAGATAAAGCAGAAGCTTTTGCAGCAGAAGCGAAGAAAAAAGCAAAAGATCGGGATGCTGAGTTCGAACAGCCTTATGAATTCCATGGTACCTTCCTCGTCACTTTTAACCGGGATGGAGTGCTGAGCATAGCCACTGATTTGTACGAATATGTAGGTGGTGCTCATGGAATGACTTACCGTGAGGGCTTTACGTTCTCCCTCAAGGATGGTAAGCAGCTGACATTGGACGATCTGCTCCATTCATCAGATGCTGCCAAGAAGAAGCTGGATCAAATGCTGCAGAAGGAGACAAACGCAGACAACTTCAACTTTGGGTTTAACGGACTGAAGGAAGATCCGGATTTCTACGTTTCTGAAAATGGGCTCACCGTCTTTTTCCAAATTTATGAAATTACCTCCTATGCGATGGGATTCCCAACGTATACCTTCAGTTTTGCAGATCTGCTGCCTAAAGGAACAGACCCCTTTGCGGATGCACGATAA
- a CDS encoding AraC family transcriptional regulator: protein MLEFLFNTPSEFDKRDQAWLVRMGRNIAKSSYRVGPRRIECYSIHMVQEGHIRFEYDGQQRLLGPGDLFCMYPGITYLYYKNQDKQSLRLTWMAMDGPGMENILTLLGMSRHEPYLKNRCSPMIEEHLSGLMNVLRQKDATNDAASFELRGRCYCLLGQLMISSQRQPEHRVLSWISKSLDYIRLHASEGITVQQIARLAGLNRTYFSTEFRSAVGVSPTEYIARVRMDKAKELLSQSTATVTEIAYSVGYTSLYSFTRAFKNHCHMSPTDYRHLHAANS from the coding sequence GTGCTAGAATTTCTGTTTAATACCCCCTCGGAATTCGATAAGAGAGACCAGGCTTGGCTTGTCCGAATGGGCAGAAATATCGCTAAGTCCAGCTATCGGGTGGGGCCAAGAAGAATCGAATGCTACAGCATTCATATGGTACAGGAAGGTCATATTCGGTTTGAATATGACGGACAGCAGCGACTGCTTGGTCCGGGAGATTTATTTTGTATGTATCCAGGCATCACTTATTTGTACTATAAGAATCAAGACAAGCAATCGCTTCGGCTTACCTGGATGGCAATGGATGGTCCTGGGATGGAGAATATTCTAACGCTGCTAGGAATGTCACGTCATGAGCCTTATCTCAAGAATCGATGCAGCCCTATGATCGAAGAACACCTATCCGGATTGATGAACGTGCTGAGACAGAAGGACGCAACAAATGATGCTGCCAGCTTTGAGCTCAGAGGCCGCTGCTATTGTTTACTAGGTCAGTTGATGATCTCTAGTCAACGACAGCCGGAGCACCGTGTACTATCCTGGATCTCTAAGAGTCTGGACTACATCCGCCTGCACGCCTCGGAGGGAATTACCGTACAGCAGATCGCACGTCTAGCGGGGCTGAATCGCACTTATTTCTCAACCGAATTCAGGAGCGCTGTCGGAGTATCACCTACGGAATACATCGCCCGGGTAAGAATGGATAAGGCGAAGGAGCTGCTCAGTCAATCCACCGCAACCGTTACAGAAATTGCATATAGCGTCGGATATACGAGCCTGTATTCGTTCACCCGTGCTTTCAAGAACCACTGTCACATGTCACCAACTGATTATCGTCATCTGCATGCAGCTAATTCATAG
- a CDS encoding UxaA family hydrolase translates to MSIIREDILTGADVIQMHADDHVATALKDLQAGEDITFVFNGNRFQLTVLNDIPFGHKVALSHIPEGTKVKKYGEVIGQASIAIEAGQHVHIHNIEGLRGRGDQAGREGTV, encoded by the coding sequence GTGAGTATCATAAGAGAAGATATTCTAACCGGTGCTGATGTAATTCAAATGCATGCAGACGATCATGTGGCAACAGCGCTCAAGGACTTGCAAGCCGGAGAGGACATTACTTTTGTTTTTAATGGTAACCGTTTTCAATTAACCGTTCTGAATGACATCCCGTTTGGTCATAAGGTGGCGCTGAGTCACATACCCGAAGGCACGAAGGTGAAGAAGTACGGGGAGGTTATAGGCCAGGCTAGTATCGCGATTGAAGCAGGTCAGCATGTGCATATCCACAATATCGAAGGATTACGAGGACGCGGTGATCAAGCAGGAAGGGAAGGGACAGTATGA
- a CDS encoding ABC transporter ATP-binding protein, protein MTVAGFINKLFRFKPFLFIINGLLWCIFHSLPLVIGLAMQWFFDRAAAGNTNDYLWLAVPLLVMVAVRITRVGTMLIAFYEWVTYIFHIQAILRTNMLAGIMRWPGRNLPASPGEAMSRFRDDVNEVVEYVESWVDFWGMFVFSVVSVSIMASINWKITLVAVLPLVIVTLLNNLSGNRARRYGQQNQEATGRITSFIAETFGAVQALKLGEAEDHVHARFMKLNEDRRQAALKDNLFKQWMRSLNQHILSICTGLILLMCAAEMRNGNFTVGDFALFTTYLTNIGFSISLFGYMVFQHKRLKVSFDRMRMLFRPGEEDRIMDHREIYLYEDPPELPVISRDNREKLEEVAVRNLTYQYPNSNHGIKDVNLELKRGQFLVITGRIGSGKSTLVRTLLGLLPKQSGSIHWNGTEIDPAQFLTPPRAAYTPQVPRLFSDTLKENMVQGKRSRVEESLERAMNLAVMNKDVGDLEKGLDTLVGPRGVMLSGGQIQRAATARMLMTDSDLYIFDDLSSALDVETEQQVWDGLFKEEDVTCIAVSHRRAALSKADHIIVMKDGRIEAEGSLRELLESCEEMQLLWQGEQTPVKVS, encoded by the coding sequence ATGACCGTAGCTGGCTTTATTAATAAGCTTTTTCGATTCAAGCCATTTTTATTTATTATCAATGGTCTCTTATGGTGTATATTCCATTCGCTCCCGCTAGTCATTGGGCTTGCGATGCAGTGGTTCTTCGATCGCGCAGCTGCCGGGAATACCAACGATTATCTGTGGCTTGCCGTGCCGCTGCTTGTCATGGTAGCTGTAAGAATTACGAGAGTAGGAACCATGCTCATCGCCTTCTATGAATGGGTAACCTATATTTTTCATATCCAAGCCATTCTGCGGACGAATATGCTGGCAGGCATTATGCGCTGGCCAGGACGGAATCTGCCCGCTTCCCCTGGGGAAGCGATGAGTCGTTTCCGCGATGATGTGAACGAGGTCGTCGAATATGTGGAATCCTGGGTCGATTTCTGGGGGATGTTCGTGTTCTCCGTCGTTTCGGTCTCGATCATGGCAAGCATCAACTGGAAAATTACTTTAGTAGCTGTACTGCCCTTAGTCATCGTTACATTGCTGAACAACCTCTCAGGCAATCGAGCACGCAGATATGGTCAGCAGAATCAGGAGGCAACCGGACGGATTACTAGCTTTATCGCAGAGACCTTCGGCGCCGTTCAGGCTCTCAAGCTTGGGGAGGCTGAAGATCACGTACATGCTCGATTTATGAAGCTGAACGAAGACCGCCGTCAGGCTGCACTCAAGGATAACTTGTTTAAGCAGTGGATGAGATCGTTGAATCAACACATTCTAAGTATTTGTACGGGACTTATCCTTCTGATGTGCGCGGCTGAGATGAGAAATGGAAATTTTACGGTTGGAGATTTCGCACTATTTACCACTTATTTGACGAACATCGGGTTTAGTATCTCGTTGTTCGGCTACATGGTGTTCCAGCACAAGCGCCTCAAGGTGTCCTTTGACCGAATGCGTATGCTGTTCCGCCCAGGTGAAGAGGATCGGATAATGGATCATCGTGAAATATATTTGTATGAAGATCCTCCCGAGCTGCCCGTCATCAGCAGGGATAATAGGGAGAAACTGGAAGAGGTCGCGGTCCGTAATCTCACCTATCAATATCCGAATTCAAATCACGGGATTAAGGATGTAAATCTGGAGCTGAAACGTGGGCAGTTCCTGGTTATTACGGGAAGAATCGGTTCGGGTAAATCCACCTTGGTACGGACATTGCTGGGACTGCTTCCTAAGCAGTCAGGATCCATTCACTGGAACGGAACAGAGATTGATCCGGCTCAATTCTTAACACCGCCAAGAGCAGCGTATACACCACAAGTGCCGCGTTTGTTCAGTGATACTTTGAAGGAAAATATGGTTCAGGGCAAGCGCAGCCGCGTGGAAGAGTCCCTCGAGCGTGCGATGAATCTGGCTGTAATGAATAAAGATGTAGGGGACTTAGAAAAAGGACTTGATACACTGGTTGGGCCAAGAGGCGTGATGCTGTCCGGCGGCCAAATTCAGCGGGCAGCAACAGCGCGCATGCTGATGACAGACTCAGATCTGTATATTTTCGATGATCTATCGAGCGCACTGGATGTTGAAACCGAGCAGCAGGTATGGGATGGATTGTTTAAGGAAGAGGATGTGACCTGCATCGCCGTCTCTCACCGAAGAGCAGCTTTATCCAAGGCAGATCATATCATTGTAATGAAGGATGGACGAATTGAAGCAGAAGGCAGCCTTCGTGAACTGTTAGAGAGCTGTGAAGAGATGCAGCTGCTGTGGCAGGGAGAACAGACTCCAGTAAAAGTATCTTAA